In bacterium, one genomic interval encodes:
- a CDS encoding TadE/TadG family type IV pilus assembly protein — MNNGPESRAGQAIVELVVALVVILVLVAGTIQICSMGVSHSQLMMTARREAGQKAMQEASSFSGPKFIAACTTGNDGIPFSRDDSTTAGDSALLQIGIASYAHPAELNLRRLDNPVSVLAKSPFPQDLFGLVEGEATASVELMPVVRELLYQSDSVELQGKAWMTWTKGIY, encoded by the coding sequence ATGAATAATGGGCCAGAAAGTAGAGCAGGACAAGCCATTGTAGAACTTGTGGTGGCGCTGGTGGTGATTCTCGTGCTAGTTGCCGGGACGATCCAAATTTGTTCGATGGGAGTGAGTCATTCGCAACTTATGATGACCGCCCGCAGGGAAGCTGGCCAGAAGGCCATGCAGGAGGCCTCGTCCTTTTCCGGGCCCAAATTCATTGCAGCTTGTACGACGGGGAATGATGGGATTCCCTTTTCCCGTGATGACAGTACGACGGCGGGTGATTCAGCCCTATTGCAGATCGGCATCGCCAGCTATGCTCATCCCGCCGAACTTAATCTGCGGCGTTTGGATAATCCTGTCTCTGTCCTTGCCAAGAGCCCGTTTCCTCAAGATCTTTTTGGATTGGTGGAGGGGGAAGCTACGGCGAGTGTTGAGCTTATGCCTGTTGTTCGTGAACTGCTCTATCAGAGTGATTCGGTTGAACTTCAGGGCAAGGCCTGGATGACTTGGACAAAAGGGATCTACTGA